In the Candidatus Electrothrix rattekaaiensis genome, one interval contains:
- a CDS encoding molybdopterin-binding protein, producing the protein MKKRIPVDQAVGMVLPHDITEIVQGEFKGCAFKKGHILRLEDVEHLRRLGKEHIYALELSEGEIHENEAARLLAAALAGEGVEYSDKISEGKASLRASCDGLLKIDKEALYRFNLLGEIMCSTLHTNTPVKKGEQVAATRLIPLVGERSLIEEAVSIVESAESGEKIIRVLPLKKVKAGLVVTGSEVYYGRIEDKFEAVLREKMTELGSEVIRVGFAPDDATKIAEEIRLCLEAGADLIITSGGMSVDPDDVTRTGIREAGAVDTVYGTPVLPGAMFLVGRIGEVPVFGLPACGMFHKITVFDLILPRILTGESIGREQFAAMGHGGLCRNCKHCQYPVCNFGK; encoded by the coding sequence ATGAAAAAACGTATACCGGTAGACCAGGCCGTCGGCATGGTGCTGCCCCATGATATCACGGAAATTGTCCAAGGGGAATTTAAAGGATGCGCCTTTAAAAAAGGCCATATTCTCCGTCTTGAGGATGTGGAGCATCTGCGCCGATTGGGTAAGGAACATATTTATGCCTTGGAGCTTTCAGAAGGGGAAATTCATGAAAACGAGGCGGCCCGCCTGCTGGCTGCCGCCCTTGCCGGAGAGGGCGTGGAGTATTCCGATAAGATAAGCGAGGGCAAGGCTTCGCTTCGGGCCTCCTGTGACGGCCTGCTCAAGATTGACAAAGAGGCACTGTATCGCTTCAACCTGCTGGGCGAGATCATGTGCTCCACTCTGCATACAAATACCCCGGTCAAAAAAGGGGAACAGGTGGCCGCCACCCGTCTGATTCCTCTGGTGGGGGAACGTTCTTTGATTGAAGAGGCCGTGAGTATTGTTGAATCTGCCGAGTCGGGTGAGAAGATTATCCGGGTTTTGCCGCTGAAAAAGGTCAAGGCCGGGCTGGTTGTCACGGGCAGCGAGGTTTATTACGGTAGGATTGAAGATAAATTTGAGGCAGTGCTCCGAGAGAAGATGACAGAGCTGGGCTCGGAAGTGATTCGGGTTGGCTTTGCCCCGGATGACGCGACCAAGATTGCCGAGGAAATCCGTCTTTGTCTGGAAGCCGGGGCTGATCTGATCATCACCTCTGGGGGGATGTCTGTGGATCCAGACGACGTAACCCGAACCGGTATCCGGGAGGCCGGTGCTGTGGATACGGTGTACGGTACACCGGTTCTGCCCGGTGCCATGTTTCTGGTAGGCCGAATCGGGGAGGTACCTGTTTTCGGCCTGCCCGCCTGCGGTATGTTTCATAAGATAACCGTGTTTGATCTGATCCTTCCTCGTATCCTTACAGGTGAATCCATCGGTCGAGAGCAGTTTGCCGCCATGGGCCACGGAGGTCTTTGTCGTAATTGCAAACATTGCCAGTACCCGGTCTGTAATTTTGGTAAATAG
- a CDS encoding Trm112 family protein has product MKKELLDILACPQCKGTIELREDESALLCPACQLSYAIRDGIPIMIIEEAEPFSSKQSV; this is encoded by the coding sequence ATGAAAAAAGAACTGCTTGATATTCTCGCCTGTCCCCAGTGCAAAGGAACTATAGAGCTTAGGGAGGATGAAAGTGCCCTGCTCTGCCCTGCCTGCCAACTCTCTTATGCAATTCGTGATGGTATCCCCATTATGATCATTGAAGAAGCCGAGCCCTTCTCGTCAAAACAATCTGTCTGA